Sequence from the Cervus elaphus chromosome 19, mCerEla1.1, whole genome shotgun sequence genome:
TCGGTATGTTCAGGGTTCCTAAGGACTGTCTGAGAGGATTTTGGGCACTCCATCCCCTCCCTATctgcagcaattccacttttaaatatttcatacatTGAGGTTCTCTAGAGAATTTCTTTTGAGAAAGGCAGCTGCTACCCCTCAAAAGAACTTAGAAAACCAACGATCCTGATGGATGTGTGGAGACAAGCCAGTTTGTTGCCAGATAACACCACAGCTCTCCCTCTAATTTAGCTGCAAGCTGGCTCAGCAGGAAGTCCTATAAGACTTCCAACCAAAACCAATGCTGATGTGCAGCTGGAAATGAACATTTTTCATACTAGCAAGGCTGAAACCCTGACTGTGCAGCTCAGGATTCTCCAGCGTGAGTGGGTGCTCTGGGCCCCTCCCAACCATGCTGCTTCCTCCAGAACACAACCCATGCTGCATCCAGCACTGGCCTGGCCAAGCACATCTCTCCAGGGGACGATGAGAGTCTGGGGAACCATGTACCTTTTTCTTTGAACCTGCTCCTTGTGTCATGGCATTTGTACCCATTGCCCGCCCAACCATAACAAAGACAGGTTCAGTGTCAAGCAGTACACAGGTTCTCCAAGGAGATCGAGGTGAAAGCAAGGAGCTGGCCAGTTCCCAACTGGAAGAGAAAGTTCAGATGCCTCTTTCAGTCCGATCTTGTCTCCAGATTCTTTTCACTGTTACCTCCCACACTTCAACACATGATCCACAGTAGGTTTCAACCCTAAACACAGAGCAAATGCTCCCCACTCTGTACTCCCTTCATCGGAGGGCTCCCTTGCTTGGAACGACCTCCCAGACATGCCCCCTCCAACTCTTCCCATCTCAAAAGCACAATTTGAGCTCCTCTCCTCTGTGAAGCCTCCACCTCTTCCTCTGAACACAAAGTCCCAAGTGTTACATATGTCTATAATATCCATTGGCTTCATGATACATCCTTATTGTGAATTTAGGATTTCTGTCTTGTTTCCCTGACTTCACTACAAACTCCTTGAGACAGGGGTCATAGGTTATTCCAAAAAGTATATGCCCAATGCATAGAAAGgggctcagtaaacatttgcttaaggaagagaaggaaagaagaaaggaaagcaatAAACCTACCATGTTGGTGATTCTCTAGGCACTGCCTTCTGAGGGTTTCTTGTTTCCCCCTTCCTTGTTAAACTAAGCTTTATAATAATGTCACTGGTAGAACTTTGCAGTCTCTCAAAGAAATTAGGGTACTCTGGcttcttctctcccttcccactgctttttcaGATGCTACCCAGATACTATTCAAGActgaggggcagggggcagggtggagAGACCTACAGCAGAGACTTGAAGGGAGACACATCTGAATTGGGACCAAGTGTTCAAAGGATTCAGTGGGAGAAATGGGGCCAGCTTCTCTCTTGCAGTTGTGTCTACGGGAGCAGAGAACAATCCAGTGTGCCCAGCAGTGGAGCGGCTGGGTCCTCCCTGAAACTGGCAGCTCACCCCAGGCCCAAGTCTTAGTCACCTCACTGTCACGTGTGGTGTTTTCCATTCGGCCTTGGCTTCTCCACCCCCGGCCACAGACAGCACAGCCACTCCATCCTGGCCCTTCACCTTGGTGACTGGGCCTGGCCAAGCAGTGAACTAGTGCCTCCCCCACTTCTCCTGGCCTCAGCACATGACAGGGAGGGGATTTCCTTTGGGGCCTTAACTGGGAATTATTCTCTTGCCCCATATCAGCTGGCTGCTGGGGGAGAGTCTTCGGTAGTTTCATTTCCCTCATTTGGAATGTAGTTTTTAAGAActaaaaatcaaaaacagaaagaggagaggCCGCCACCCACACTTGTACCACTCAAGTCCTCATGATGCCAGTCCTGGAAGAGGTTAGGGGTCAAAGCGAAGACTGAAGGCAAGTGAGGCTGACTTGGCTGAGGGTCCTTCTGGGCATGTTTTATTGCTATTCTCTAACCTTCTGGGCAAGGGGGTGGGTCTCCAGTCCTGAGGCCAGTTCCTCATGCTTCCTGTTGCCCAGGAAGGTGGGAACTTAATCAGTTCACAAAACTCTCCCAGGATAACAAGCTCATGGCCTCCCCCAGTCACTAATTCCAGTGGCTGATGTTTGTGGGCACACTGACTCTTCCTTTTCTGAAGACACTGACCATATCAACATATGATAAAGATTTCATATTGTACAAAGATAACAAGATGCTTACAGAAGTATAATGTCAGTGCCAGGGCGGGGCCAGCAGTAAGACTTTGAGAGAGAGGGGCACACACAACTAACTATGGTCCAGTTCAGGGCAGAATGGAGGAGAATCATGGAAACACAGGAACAAGGTGCTGGGAGAGTCATGGGAGGAAGAGATTTCAAGGAAAGCTTTCTGAAAGAGGTGGCCTCTGAACTGAATCCCTGAGAGACAGGACGGGGCATGAAGTCAAAGAGCGAAGAAGAGATAACGAAGATGATGATTAGATGATGAGACAGGGCCAGGTCAAGGAGAGACTGTAGGAGTGACGATGATCTCTCCTGTGTCCTCACAGGACTTTGTTCATGGTTCTGTCAAGTGCTGCGCGAGGGCTGCATCATTTACACACCACAGTCTGCCCTTGCCCCAGGGCAGTGAGCCCTGGCAGACTGGGACTAGGtttattcacatttttaagtttCCCCAGCAATACCTAGTCTAGCatctagtaggtgctcagtgaaggTTTCTTAAGTGAATTAAGCTTAGAGCAATTGGAGAGGTTGAGGACTTAGGAAACATGTTGGTCACTGAGAAATCATTTTTTCATAATTAACAAATCTAAATCCCCGTCCTTACCATGGGCTCTTGGCCCTGCATTATCTGGTCATGTCTCTGCTCCCATGTATTTCATATCACTTTCCTTGTCATTTACTCCACTCAAAGCACGAAGTCATCCTTGCAGCCCATTTAAACCAAGCAGGCTTCTGTCTTTGCcgtttttctcttttccaggtcCAGAATGCTCTCCCCCTCCCCTAGATATCCAAATAGTTCACTCCTTAACTTCCTTGCaacctctgctcaaatgtcacctccctcaaagaggccttccctgatcacACCATCTAAAATGGCGCACACACCCTCCATCACTTTCCccttacttaatatttttttcagaacattttttaTTCGTGTCACTGCCTGATATCTTATTATATATTTACTTGCCAATTGTCTGCCTCCCCAACTAGACTGTGTTCTTCTAAGGAAAAGAAACTTGTTTCCTAGCTATTGTATCCCAGTGTCTAGAACAGAGCCTGATACCTACTGGGTGCTTACAGATTTATGTTGaccacatgaatgaatgaaagaacaatCTTAAAAAGTACAGTTGTGGTAGAGTCATGGGGTCAGGAGCCAGGTTGCCACATGTTGGTTAATTAGTGACAAGGTATGAAAATAAGCCCAGGGAGAGACAAATGCTCTTTCAAGAGTTAAGttcacacagaaaataaacttattgttaccaaaggggaaagaatggaggagggataatttaggagtttggaattaacatacatacactactgtatataaaatagataaacaacaaggacctactatatagcacagggaactacgttcaatatgttgtaataatctatggtggaaaagaatctgaaaaagaatagatatgtataATGTGGAAattgaaaaatgatacaaatggacctatttacaaaacagaaatagattcacagacagaaCAGATTTACAGTTATCAAAGGGAATAACAGGGGTGTGGGggaaataaattaggagtctgggattaacatgtacgaactactacatataaaataggtaaacaacaaggacctactgtatagcacagggaactatactcaagtatcttgtaataaccaataacggaaaagaatctgaaaaagaatttatatgcatatatataaaatggagtcCCTTTGTTGTACAATTgatactaacacaacattgtagactaactatacttcaattttaaaaagaaaatatatgtatatatacgtataaAACCGAATCATTGTACtgatacctgaaactaacacaacattgtaaatcaactatacttcaataaaaataaattaaattttaaaagaattaaggtCATAAAGGGAAGGACCAGTATGTGAACACCCTTGATGAACTGTGATGTGccatataaatatatctatttccTTGGCAGAACAGGCTAGGGAGAGATGAGTAGAGATGGGATCAAGTCTCTAAGAGGGGGTTAACCTTGGTAAAGTGGCGAACCCTCTGCATGTGGCAGATATTAAGGCAATgtgacagggagagggagagacagacccAAAAGGACTGTTGATCATCCTTGTTCGTAAGAACCCACTTGTGAAACAGTGGGCAACATGTGGGGGACTTGGTCTGCACTACTGCATAATGGCAGTGGACAACCCTCACCAGGTGGAGGAGAAAGGCACCTTGACGGAAAGCCCACAGTCATAGCTACCTTCCACCCAGGTACATACGCTGTCCCTCAGCAACTTCATTAAGTAGGTACTAATGGTCTCAATTTACTAAAAAGAATATTGGGCTCAGATTGATCGCACAGTAGAAAATGTCAGTACCAACTTGTTTTTAGTAATagctatggttttgatttgtcttaaatttctgattataaaagtattACATAGATGCTGAAAAggctaaaaagaagaaaatcaaccaCAGAGACAGCTCACCGTTAACATGGTATTTGCAGGTCAAGCATTTTTTCATGAATGGGCTatatgttttttttattttttttaatattatttacatttattactGAACATTATGATAAACTATTGCACTTGTTCTGCAACTATCAGTTTATCAGCATAATTGATTGTATCTTTTCTTTACCCAACTCTCACGTagatatatgtttttttaaaaaacaatgttgagggcttccctggtgcctcagtggtaaagaatcctcctgccaatgcaggagacacgagttggatccctgttccaggaagatcccaaatgccatggAGCAACATAGCATCttggccacaactattgagcctgtgctctagagcccgggaaccacaactTCTGAAACCTGTGTGCCTAgaactgtgctctgcaacaagagaagccaccgcaatgagacgcccccattcactgcaactagagaaaagcctgagcagcaacaaagatccagcacagccaacaataaataaatatatattttttttaagttgaaatcaCATTCTGCATGCTCTTAACAATACATTGGAATTGCTTTCCTATGTCCCTAAATTTTCATGGACATGATTTTGATTGGCTCTATATTACTGTCACTTGGATTATCCAATTCTATTCAGTTAATTATCCAGTTCTATTTTGTATGGCATTACAGTACATAAAATTTGGGGATCAGAAGTGTTTCAAAAATCCCAATTTTTCATGGTTACAtggtatatataccatatattacatattttctcCAATGGGATCTAGAACTACATCCTCAAATCAACACTAACATTTTGGCCACAAACCTAAGTACGTATTCACATTAAGTGGACAAAAGATAAAGTGAACAAAATAGGCTTTTCTCGGTTCAGGCTAGGTTTTGCAATTGAACGAGCTTGTGTTAAATTCACCAAAAAGCCTctaattttcagagctttttggGTTTCAGAATTGTGCATCTGTATCAGAATTGAAGCCGGCTGGTCTCAGAGCATGGCCATGTTTCCCAACAGCTGTGACATTCTAGAATGGCAGCAGGATGAAAGGCATAGCCATAAGTCAAGGTTCTGGaggcaaaagaagagaaaaggtggTGGTGGGTTTCCTGGATCAGGGAGGGCTGTAGGCCTGGAGGTAGAAGCAGGATCCTGAGGATCCTGTAGAGGAGTGCCTGGGGGAGGAGGCCTGGGTGACTGACATCAGAGAGGCCTTGGCACTGAGGCAAGGTGCAAACTGTCACGGAGTGCAGGTCCAAAGCCCCTCGATACATTTCTCATCCACCTACCCCCAGAAGCTCTACATGTCAGTGATAAGACCACAAAGGAGCCCCCTGGGTCTCCTGAGACtctgggagggaggaaagaagggtgGAAGGCTCAGAAGCAGAGGCTGTGGGAGAAGCAGCACTAGCTTGTTGATTTGATAGAGACCGAGGGCAGTGGGCCCCGTTCTCCTTCCTGTGCTGGTGTCAAGTGTGGTTTGCTGTCAAGTGGTAGCAGGTTTAGCCACAGTCAAGGCAGGTAGCGGGGCGAGGCCCTCCGAgagtgagagcaagaggccctgaATCTGACAGGTTATTTGCTAGAGCTCCTTTCAGCAGGGGAGCAGAATGAATGGTGGGGACTGGGGTTCTGGGTGGTGCAAGGCATGCTGGGAAGTGTGGGTTTTAATTGGCAGTTGGGCAGTTTAGCCACAAgcggggggcagggcggggtcGATAGAGTCGGGTGGGGGAGCGCAGGGAGGCTGGTAAGACGGAAACAGGGTGGagtgatctttcttttttcctcacccCATCAAACCAGAGGAAGCCTGACCTATCTGACCAACTGTAATCAGGCTGGCAATGAGTTCAGGAGTTGGGTATAGAGCCTTCACCACTCTGAAGGAGTCTCTTCCTCTCCATTGCTTCTTGCCATAGTTACCAACGTCAGTCGCACCAGTGAGGCAATTCCCACACACATCTTGCAAATTCCCTCCTACGGGACTCTACTCTCCTCTGCCAGGTTATCATCACTACCTTATTGgggagcaagaatactggagtgggttgccatttccttctccatttcactAATGATCACCTCCTCAAAACCTGTCCCAATTAACCCTCCCCTATCCAGTGTACTATCTCTACTTATGTAAAATGCCTCTAATTTCTCTGGAAGTCAGATTCCCAGGTAACAGAATTACCCAAACACAGCAGAAAGCTGTCTCCAAGCCCAGACACCTCATTCATGGGAGAAGCTGAGTACTCTGGGCCTCTGCCTAGAGTAATCAATCATAAATATTTACAGCTCTGAGAACAGAGGTGATAGCAGAGAgagtaagaaaaaaagatatacatgAGTGTATAAGGACATGCTCTTCTAAGTGCCTTTTAGTTCTCTCTGGTAGCATCACCTtgccttttcaaaaatatttacttatttatttttgcctttgctgGGTATTCATTGCttcatttctctagttgcagcgaatgggggctactctctagttgtggtgtgagggcttctcttgtggaccacgggctctagggcctgcgggcttcagtagttgcagtgagtggactaggtagttgtggctctcaggctctagatcACAGGATCAAtagcacaggcttagctgctctgtggcatgtgggatattcccagtcagggattgaacctgtttcctgcattggcaggtggattctttaccactgagcccccagggaagccttcacCTTGCCTTTTATTATAGATCAGACAACTCTGCATGGGTCTATAAACCCATGAAAGCTCCTCTGTATCACAGTGAATCTCAGTCGTTGATGCCCATAAGAAGGCTCTAAGCCATCAAGAACAGAGTAACATATAAAGAATTTTTGAAGTgaagcaaagtcgctcagtcgtgtccaactctttgcaaccccatggactgtagcctacaaggctcctctgtccatggaattttccaggcaagagtactggagtgggttgccatttccttctccaggggatcttccagctcagtaattaaaagacaaaaattcaattataaaatgggcaaaggatatgaCCATACATTTCTCcagaagataaacaaatgtgTGATAAGCACGAGAAGACACTCAACATCatttgtcatcagggaaatgtaactCATAACCACAAtcagataccacttcacacccacaaagatggctaaaatgaaaaaagacaaatagcaaATACTGGCAAAGATGGAGAGAAATCAGGACCCTTACACAccactgatgggaatgtaaactgatgcagaaactttggaaaacagtttgacagctCCTCATGGAGTTAgcgtaagtaagtaagtgaaagtccctcagtcgtgtccgactctttgcaaccccatggattatacagtccatggaattctctaggccagaatactggagtaggtagcctttcccttctccaggggatcctcccaacccagggatcgatcccaggtctcccacattgcaggcagattctttaccaactgagctatcaggaaaatcAGCTATTTCATTCCTAAGGACTCCCCCAGAATGCAAACATATGTCCACAATAAAACCTTCATacaaatattcatcacagcattgttcaTGATAGCCAATAAGtgggaacaacccaaatatccactgagggataaatgaataaacaaaatacaatatatccacacaatgaaatGCTGTGTTCTGTgttcactcagtcacatctgactctttgtgattccatggactctagctggtcagactcctctgcccatagaattgccaaacaagaatactggagtggggtgccatttcctgctccacaggactttcccaatccagggatcaagcacaagtctcctgtgtctcctgcattggcaggcagattctttaccactagagacacctgggaagcccccagtgcaatgctactcagccataaaaaagaatgaagtactgattcacgctacaacatgaatgaaccttgaaaacattatacaaagtgaaagaagtcagtcaggAAAGACCACATATTATGATTCTTTTTATGTGAAATgaccagaataggcaaatctatagaaacagaaagattGGTAGTTACCTAAGTCTGGGGATTTGGGGAAAGTTGGGGAGAGACTgctaatgggtatagagtttcctTTTGAAATGATGACGGTGTCCTAAAATGGtttgtggtaatggttgcacaactctgttaatatgcttttaaaaagacATTGAATCATATATTTAATATGCGTTTAGTATATGAgtgatgctgggcttccctggtggctcattggtaaagagtctgcataccaatgcagcagatgcaggttggatccctgggtcaggaagatcccatcgagaaggaaatggcaacccaatccagtattcttgagtgggaaaccccatggagagaagatgctggcgggctacagtcaattgggtcgcaaaagagtcagacatgacttagtgaccacaCAACAAAAATATGAGTCATAGCTCAACAgatcttttatataaaataaataaaactagaaaaaaacagAATCTATAGTCTCCATTTTTTGTATAAGAATCTCATATGACTTAAGAATTTTTTAGGAAATTCCCCTGCAGTCCCATAGTCAGGATTCAGTgttttcactgccgtggcccaggttcaatccctggttagggaactaagatcctgcaagctgcacagtgggagaaaaacaaaaaaattagccTGGATCTTGTGTGTACAGATGGCGTCACCTGGAACTTGAGAAGATACAGGAGGGTATCAGAGGCCTGACAATGGCCAAGAAGAAACCAGGAGGACAGAAGTCCAGGAATGTATTCCatatagccagacaaaaaacctttaaggttaaaaataaagcaaaaccagTTACCACTAACCTTAAGAAGATAAACATCGTAAATGATGAAAAAGTTAACAGAGTGAATACATCTTTTGTAAACATACAAAAGGAACTTTCAAACTTCTCAGAAGGCCTTTCCCTTGAATCTCTGCAGAAacagctgatttctcagcagTGTCATGAAAACATACTAGTTAATGTTGATGAAGCCACAAGATTAATGCCTCAGTTGTAATACACTGGTAATGCAtcaaaaagatgaataaattaaatgttttatacaaaaaatcagaattaaaaaaattaatgcttaaaTCGATACGTTCCAGTTATCTGGAAAATACATTTATGTAAAACACCATGTTTCCTGACTACTGCACTCTAAAGCAGATGGGATATAAGAGCAAATATCAACATCTTAAGTCTTGAAAAGATTATACTAAGTGACAGAGTGACATAAAATTTTAACCATACTCTCTTGAATTTGAGCAGAGCTTCCCTTTGTAGCTTTTGAGAgtttcatgtgtgtatatatgtatatatataatatatatttagcttttcgaagtaaaaatatttcaatattattgAACTCTCCCTTTAAcacctgtttattttttcattttatttattttataaattttatttatttttggctgtaatgggtcttcaatgctgcatgggcttttttctagttgggacgagcaggagctactcttctggcttcttgttgcagtggcctCTCCTGTTTCAGTCACAGGCTCTAAGGTTCACAGGCTGAGTAGTTATGGttcccaagctctagagcacaggctgagtggttgtggtgcatgggcttattgcTTCACAACATATGGGTCTTCtcgaccggggatcaaacctacgtctccttcattggaaagctgattctttaccactgagtcaccctaACACctgtttaaatgtttttaaatgttttaaagattttgaagTTATAGATTTCTTACTTAAAATACAGttatttgggaattccctggaggcccagtggtcaggactctgtgcttctaatgcTGAGgcccaggtttaattcctggtcggggaactaagatcccacaagaagATCATGAATATATATTAATGATATTATTATTGTGTGTTAATTATTACATTGTAAGTATAATGTAAAGACAGATATaagtatacaaatacatatatgtttatataacttAAATCTGTAAATTAATTGTATAATTCAGAACAATTTGGGCAGCTGGTATTCTTTGTTAAAGAGAAAGGGGCCCTCATCCTTTTGAGAGCAGAAATAACTCTCTTCTTCTGTTTGGGAAAAAGAGGATTCTACACCTAGAACTTGGTTCTGTAATAGTCAATATTTGCTGGACTATTTTTGAGGAGTTCTTAGTATCCAAACTCCCCTTCTGTTTAGGGGAACCTTTTCTTGCACGGTCTTGGTAGGAAACAGAGCCATATCCCTTGGAAATTAGAACACAACTGCACAGTCCAGGCTCAACCATCTGAATCTGCACCAAGAACCATGGGTCTGGAGCAAGTGATGTAAAGAAGCTGACTGTTCCAGGGGTGGCAGCCGCAGCTCGTGGTATCTGGAGCAGTAGTGGCCACAGCGCCAGGGACAGGGTTCTGCAGCTGCAGTGATGCAGCCTTCCAACCAGGCTGTCCCCGTGGCATGACCGTGGCTGTGGTTACAGCTGTCCACCTCTCTCTGGTGCTGCCCATTTGCTCTTCTGGATGGCCAGCCTTCACATTCACATCCACCTTCGATCCTTCCAAGAACTTCGTTCCTGCTCAAGTGAGCCAGAATCAGTTTCTATTGCCTGCAGTCAGGAACTCTAACTcattttccaaataggaaaagaaaatacagaaaaactcTGAAAGTTGAAAATGGTGATGGGCAAAGGAGAGAAGCAGGGGCATAGAGGAGACATTGgggcttcactgatagctcagttgttaaagaatatgcctgcaatgcaggagaccccggtttgattcctgggtcaggaagattcgctggagaagggataggccacccactccagtttcttgggcttcccttgtggctcaactggtaaagaatccgcctgcaatgcaggagacctgggttcgatccctgggttgggaagatcccctggagaagggaatggcaacccactacagtattctttcctggaaaattccatgaacagaggaccctggtgggctacagttcatggggttgcaaagagtcggacacaacttagtgactaacaaccAACAAGGAGATATTGGGATTTGGAAAAGTAAAATAGGCTTTTTTCTGGAATTAGCATAAAGCAGTGACAGCAACAAGTCTTGTTAGAGTAAGACGTTACCTGTAGCTGTGAGCAAAGCTGCTGAAATCCCAGGGAAACCAGGACTGCAATTCAGTTGGCACAAGTCAAAAATTATAACCCACCATCCTAGAAGGATGTCACTCaagtgctgtgctgagttgctcagttgtgcctaactctttgcaaccctgtgaactgtagcctgctagcctcctctgtccatggggattctctaggcaagaatactggagtgggttgccatgccctcctccaggggatcttcccaacccagggatggaacccaggtctccctcattgcaggtggattctttactgtctgagtcaccagggaagcccaagaatactggagtgggtagccatgccctcctccaggggatcttcccaacccagaaattgaagggtctcctgcactgcaggcagattctttaccagctgagcttcccaGGAAGCCCCACTCAAGGAACAGAGTGATAGATTTATTTTCAGAGACAGCAGTGTCTTTTATTCT
This genomic interval carries:
- the LOC122675270 gene encoding ribosomal biogenesis factor-like produces the protein MAKKKPGGQKSRNVFHIARQKTFKVKNKAKPVTTNLKKINIQCHENILVNVDEATRLMPQL